From the Chanos chanos chromosome 7, fChaCha1.1, whole genome shotgun sequence genome, the window ATATTTTTATGCAGTTACAGTGGCTAAAAGCGTAGTCTAGCCTGGATCCCGTAAATACTTTGGAAGCGTCATTTGGCCCGAGTTGTGTTTATGTAGGCTATAGAGGTGGCCTATTTGTTGACCAGTAGCACCATGGCGCACGGAAAGTTGGTGTAAATGGACGTGTATGTGCATTGCGTCGGCTGGTCTATGTCCGTGCTGTTGTTTGCATTGGCAAATTAACCGCAATCGGACCTCTGGCAAAAGCCGGCGAGTCCATGCGCCATTCTGTGGAACCCGGCAATTACAGCGCTGCAGACTGGCGTCGGGCTGCGTGTTTGTCAATGGAAATGTATGTAATAATCTACAAAAGATCCTAAACCTACAATTACACGTTCATTTTCACTAACATACAGGGGACCAGACATATGCACTATGGATATGGTTTTAATTGGGTAGATTTATAGGACCTGTTGTGTAAAGAAACACCTCCGTTTTAATAAAAGTGCATAAGACCACAGGCCGTTTGTGTTCCATGGGGCAGCAGAGACAGTTTCTCAGTCATTTGCATGAGCACTCACTGCTATTCACCCATTAGCACCATCCTTCACCCACCCACTCTCACTGTGACCACAAACTAACCCTCACTTGCTCTCTGTCAAACTATtatgcgtgcgtttgtgtgtgtgtgtgagagagagagagagcgagagagagcgctgGTGACTGTTAAAATATTAACACTGTTGTGCCCAACCCATAGAAACCATGGACACCCAGACAGGCATTTGGCAGTGCCTTACAAAGAcagcctggtgtgtgtgtcggagtgtatgagagaaagagagagagagagagagagagagagagagaaacgcagaGCAGAGCAGTTCTGAAGCCCCTGACAGAAGGTGTGTGATTAGGCGGTGTCACCATATGGTGGGTGCAGGCTAAGTGTCCTGAGTCTGAATCTAacatgaaccccccccccccccccccccccccccaacacacacacacacacacacacacacacacactgacctcagtgtgtGCTCAGACAAGGGGCTTACTGCCTCTGCAGTGCTGTTGCTGCCCTGctccatctgagagagagggaatgtctCTACAGAGGGAATGTCTCTACAGAGGGAATAACTTTACAGAGGGAATGTCTTTACAGAGGGAATGTCTTTACAGAGGGAATGTCTCTACAGAGGGAATGTCTCTACAGAGGGAATAACTTTACAGTGGGAATGTCTCTACAGAGGGAATGTCTCTACAGAGGGAATGTCTCTACAGAGGGAATGTCTTTACAGAGGGAATGTCTCTACAGAGGGAATGTCTCTACAGAGGGAATGTCTTTACAGAGGGAATAACTTTACAGAGGGAATGTCTTTACAGAGGGAATGTCTTTACAGAGGGAATGTCTCTACAGAGGGAATGTCTCTACAGAGGGAATGTCTCTACAGAGGGAATAACTTTACAGTGGGAATGTCTCTACAGAGGGAATAACTTTACAGTGGGAATGTCTCTACAGAGGGAATGTCTCTACAGAGGGAATGTCTTTACAGAAGGGGTAGTCTGAGGTGGATAGTTAAGGATTTGCAGGTTCAGAAAGACTCCATGGTGGAATATGAATTCAGACCATCTTCAATGGCCTTAGCAGACTGATGTATTTACAGCATGACTTTACATTTGTGAGTCTCTGTTCTCACAGTCAAGGTCCATTGGTGCTGTGGAGCTTATGTGTCCAGAGGTTCTGATCCAACTCCTGCTCAGTCTGCACTGCAAAGACAAACCTTGGAGTCTGTTAGTGGAGTGTGGGCTGCTGTCTACTCCACAGTTGTAAAATGGCTAATTTCTGCTGTCAGATGGTACACTCTCCACTTAATCTCTAATCCAATCTGtgtggccatgtgtgtgtgtgtgtgtgtgtgtgtgtgtgtctgatgggaaGCTGAGGGTGGGATACGTCTGGTATGGTCGTGACTGCAACACAACAGGAGCATCAAACACAGGGAAAGTTTTGGCTGCAAGTAAATGAAGAGAGTAATACAGTgacagacctgagagagagacatttctgtTCGCcttgactgacagagagagcgcTCCTCCAGCCctaactgagagacagagagagagacagagacagcaagagatGTCTCTGTTGGTGGagcctgtctctgtgtattgtaAAGAGCCAATGCTGTATTTGCAGTGACAGAGATGTGGTTGACTGCGCATTACGCAGCCTGTGGGCTCAGAGCAaacagtgactgtattataggccgccacacactctgacacacagggCGATGCTTTACTCAGTCAGCTGTGAAGACTCGCAGATCAGACATCTCACCAGCCAACCCACCGAAACTCTCCCTAATCAACCAGAAAATCCGCATCTGGAGGGTTTGGTGAATGGACCATTTCTGTGTTCTTTAATGCCAGTCAGAAAACACTGTGACCACAGGGAGAGGAGCCCACTCTGTGTAGTTCCTGAAGTTGTAGTTAAGGGGGGTTGTACTGCAGTCACTTAAGCTTCGGGAGTGTCGTCAAGATCACAGGTGAAGGAATCAGAGAGTgagaatgtttgtttgctttgtgttgagTCGGCCATTACTCAACAAGTGGAAGtgttagtcagagagagaacagtgagaaccTGTTTGACAGGATGGGCACCCCTCAGCTGTTTTTCATATGGGGGGGGGCACTGATTTCTGTAATTTAGAATAAATGAATTCACACTAGTTATTCTGTAAGCATAGAGGTCTCGTTTTATAACACGAGTCAGAGCGAACCACGCATCTGAAAAAAGACACGACATAAAGGGGACGTCAAACTATTTCAGAAACAGACACTGGGCATGATATTACATCAGCACCAGAGGAAAATGCCTCCTGCACATTTGATCAGTTCGTAAACTCactttagtgttttttttttttttttatcaaagacaatttttcagtgtgaaattaaGTCTCACAATCAAATGACCACAGCAGCTCTGGGAACTTtgacacagacaaaaccagGATTCATACATTCTACCACGTAACCGTTGGTGGATGTTTATGTCTATGTTTCATCACATGAACAGTTGAAAACCAAACTGTCGCTTCTCGTCCAAACCTTTACAAAGCTCCACACCGTCCTCTCACCGCTCTCTTCTTTCAGACGTTTGGACTCACAGCGCAGGTTCCAGACAGGGACACTTCTAACCGCTGTCCTTTTTGTCTCAAACCCAGGCACTTTTACGCGCCATCGACGTCAAGCTGATGCACCAGCTGCTGTCAATCAACGAGGGCATCGAGTCCATTCGCTGGGTGATGGAGGACAGGGCGAGCGTGGCGAGTCACGGGAGCAGTTTGACGGGCAGTCTCTACAGCCTGTCGGACAGTCAGGATGCCTCGCAGGGCGGGAGCTGCAGCAGTCTTCATGATGGCAGCGATGGCTTAGACGGGATTTCGGTGGGCAGTTATCTGGACATGCTGGGAGGATCTTCTCCCAACGACCTCTCCGACAGCTTCACCGAAAAGTCCATGTATGAGGAGGATGCCTTTAAAAAGAACTCCACGCGCCCCAGAGTGGACACAGACGAATACTATTGTTTTGGATAAACACGGCTAGCGGCCACGCTAACCGCCAAAGCCATAagtgagggaaacagagaatCTGTTGCCATTGGCTGGAGATTTGGGGGTCAGTGGTGACCTGACAATGCTTTACCCATTAAAGGcagactgtgtctgtggtccAGTGCACACAGCCctccgttttttgtttgtgctgctgatctgtgtttgattatgtTAAAAACACCTCTGTAAGGGGAGAGTCACCTTCTCCAGTTCACCTCAGATCCTTCACACCAAagtcacactatcaccacacactctctcccgcACACCACCCCGAGTGACCTTCACCTGACCTCTGGACAGAGCGGGAAACCTTCCCCCTGCAACAAGATTTATGACACATCTGctttttcacagagagaaagagtgagggagaaaggaggtgtgtgtgtgtggatacagtgtgtgtgtgtgtgtgtgtggatagggTGATGTGTTTGTTCTGTAAAGTTATTCTGATATATAATCTTGAGATTACAGTGTTTGCTGTCATAACCCAATTGTGCTTaacatttaatttctgttttggGATGAGAGTCATAGTTTGCATGATCCTCCAAAGATTACTGTGATATCTCAGTGTCTTCAGCGAACCTGGCATGGAGTCATACTCTGACAGCCAGGCCAAGGGATGAAAAGGTTGCCTGGGCATTAAGTGTGTCTCCATGACGACACAGAGACTAAAACATACAACATCACCACCCTGAGGAAAGCCACCAATGCTGTGGTGCATGTAGGAGCCTGCCAGCTTCTCAGACGCAGAACATAGCCATAGGACAGACTTCTCTGTTTGGAAAGATCTGCAAAGattgtagattttttttgtttgtttgtttgtttgtttaacattaCAGTGGATACTCATCACTGTCACCACATAATGGAAATGTAAGCTTTCTGTATGAACGTTGATATGGGGTTGCTATGTTGTACTAGGCAGTGTATGTGAATgcctgtgaagtgtgtgtgaatgcctgtgtaatgtgtgtgtgaatgcctgtgtaatgtgtgtgaatgcctgtgtagtgtgtgttgtgaatgcctgtgtaatgtgtgtgtgaatgcctgtgtagtgtgtgttgtgaatgcctgtgtagtgtgtgttgtgaatgcctgtgtagtgtgtgttgtgaatccctgtgtagtgtgtgtgttgtgaatgcctgtgtaatgtgtgtgtgaatgcctgtgtagtgtgtggtatgaatgcctgtgtagtgtgtggtgtgaatgcctgtgtagtgtgtggtgtgaatgcctgtgtagtgtgtggtgtgaatgcctgtgtagtgtgtgtgtgaatccctgtgtagtgtgtggtgtgaatgcctgtgaagtgtgtgttgtgaatccctgtgtagtgtgtgtgtgtgaatgcctgtgtagtgtgtgttgtgaatccctgtgtagtgtgtgttgtgaatccctgtgtagtgtgtgttgtgaatgcctatgaagtgtgtgttgtgaatccctgtgtagtgtgtgttgtgaatgcctgtgtagtgtgtgtgtgtgtgtgtgtgaatgcctgtgtaatgtgtgtgtgaatgcctgtgtagtgtgtgttgtgaatccctgtgtagtgtgtgtgtgtgaatccctgtgtagtgtgtgttgtgaatgcctgtgaagtgtgtgtgtgtgtgtgtgtgaatgcctgtgtagtgtgtgttgtgaatgcctgtgtagtgtgtgttgtgaatgcctgtgtagtgtgtgtgaatgcctgtgtaatgtgtgtgtgaatgcttgtgtaatgtgtgtgtgaatgcttgtgtaatgtgtgtgtgaatgcttgtgtaatgtgtgtgtgaatgcctgtgtagtgtctcaacacacacagctgctcttCTCATGAGCAGAACAGGCTGTAGCAGCCCAGCACAGAGcctgtcacactgcacacacacactgcagagcctgccacactgcacaaacacactgcagagcctgccacactgcacacacacactgcagagcctgtcacactacacacacacactgcagtgtctgacacactacacacacacactgcagagcctgtcacactgcacacacactgcagagcctgtcacactacacacacacacactgcagtgtctgacacacttcacacacactgcagagtctgtcacactacacacacacacactgcagagtctgtcacactgcacacacacactgcagagtctgtcacactgcacacacacactgcagagcctgccacactgcacacacatactgcagagcctgccacactgcacaaacacactgcagagtctgtcacactccacacacactgcagagcctgtcacactacacacacacactgcagagcctgtcacactacacacacacactgcagagcctgccacactgcacacacacactgcagagcctgtcacactgcacacacacactgcagtgtctgacacactgcacacacacactgcagagcctgccacactgcacacacacactgcagagcctgtcacactgcacacacacactgcagtgtctgacacactgcacacacatactgcagagcctgtcacactacacacacacacactgccgtgtctgacacacttcacacacactgcagagtctgtcacactgtgcacacacacactgcagtgtctgacacactccacacatactgcagattctgtcacacacacacacacacacacacacacacactgcagtgtctgacacactccacacatactgcagagtctgtcacacacacacacacactgcagtgtctgACACACTCCACATAtactgcagagtctgtcacacacacacacacacacacgctgcagtgtctgacacactccacacatactgcagagtctgtcacacacacacacacacacacacacacacgctgcagtgtctgacacactccacacatactgcagagtctgtcacacacacacacacacacacacacactgcagtgtctgtaaCAAGTTATTACTCTTggcacacagcacagcagcctTCCATCACACAGCCATTCACAGTTACAACAGAAATGTTCCAGAAAAACCAGAAACCAAAAAAGGAATTTAAGACTTGAATGTTTGAGATGTCAAACTGaaattttatttgtctgttttacctcttttttttttcctttttttttatacaaatgtAATCAGATTTTGACCACTGAAGCCAGGTTAACTGAAACTAATGGTGGTTTTTATGGGACCTCAACACAGTTTTCATCTGTTGGATTTTAATTATCTAATaatatgtttgagtgtgtgtttatctttaaGCTTGTTTCATACTTTCCACTTGGTTGTTCATAATTTATTACATTGGTcactgacaggttttttttttgggcgggggggggggggggggtatattgataatatattgtgttttttgttggggggaGGGTGACATATTGATAAtatattgtgttttttcttaGTTCTCTCTtggtgtctttcttttcttggagCTTTTAAAGGGTGAGAACCTCTCAATAATGTAACTCGTCAGGTGAAACAGTTTTAGTGCCTTGACCAATGACAGAACCTTCTAGCCCTCTGCCGTCCAATGACGGAGCCTTTTATCCCTCTGCCGTCCTATGATGGAGCCTTTTAGCCCTCTGCTATCCAATGATGGAGCCTTTTGCCCTGTCATGGTCGGTGCTcattgaaagtttttattttccatttagaGCAGTTAAACATAGCCCATCTTCTGTCTGGCATCTACAGAGGACAGAAAGCCAGATGGACACCGCTTTTGAAATTCATTGTACGTCTGAGGTCAGAACGACTAATTCTGCtctaacagagacagaaagatctCAATCATGCTGTGCACTTGTATTgatttttaattcttttgtcTGCGCTGTTGATCTGAGGGGTAACTCAATCTCAAGACACACGTTATTCTGTAGAAAAACAGAcgtcccctctcttctctgttctttctttctctctgtctaaccaGCAAATTTCTGCGTAGGAGTCTGGGAGCCATTCATTGACAGGCTGATATGAAATCCTTTCTCCGTGGTTTTAAAACTCCTCAGAGAGTTGAGCTTCCAATGGAGGAGCAGGATTGGAGTTTTCTGATACAGCTGGAAGTGCAGAATCTGTCAAGATTGTTTGGTTTAGATAAAAATAGACAGTCTACACATGTTACCGATCAGCATGCTGGGAGACAGCCAGCAAGTACTGTCCAAAAGTACACATTACCAAAAATAGTGTTAGATTTGTTTCTGTTACATTAAGTCCTACATCAGCTAACTACCCTCTCATCAAATAATCGGAAGAAAGCGCACTGCTCTTACTGTTCTCAGATCTGTTCTTTTACAGTTTTCAGAACTGTCTTCATTTCTGCTGTCTCTGCAGTTGCAGAGAGATATTAATCTACCAGCACAACAATGTCAGCTTCAGAGGagtttatatattttatgaGAAAACCCACAAGGTTATGAGACCAGTGAAGAAACCAAAGTCTACttgtctctaaaaaaaaaaaaaaaagaaagaaaaaagagccaAAGAAAACAGTGGGAGCCATCTTAGAGagttttaatttaaacaaaccCATTATCTCCCATTCTAATCAATCCCTGAGGTGTTAGATCAGCCCACTGATCCAAGCACCTCCTGCCAAGCGCCTCCTGCCAGGAGAGAAACAGCTAGCTCCGCTAACTTGTAAGTAATGGCAGTGTGAACAGAATGGgataaaaaagaacagattttcctggatgatggtgtgtgtgcttCGCTGAGAGTGCTGCTGGAGTTATGTTCCCCTCTATGGCTTGTCTGTCCATGGCAGcgattaaaatgtttattgttcttcttttgtttgttcctttaaaaaaaaacaaaaaaccctgcttTGGATGTTAGCCAGGCAGCTAGCGCCTTTAAGCCGTTAcctcagtgtgaatgtgtttaagCATGACTCAGATAAAGCAGTTCCCTGGTTGCTATCATAAACATCAAAGCAAAAAGATGTTATTTTCCATGGGAAGCCATTGACACTTTAGCCACTCAGGTTTTATGTACATTGTGAGCGTTGGGTCAACAACTTGTCGCCTTTGTGAAATGTTTCCGTCCTAATTCCTCTGCGTGGGGAGGAGTGTTTAGTTTAAGGGTGCACACTGAGATAAACAGGCTTTCAAACCAAAGACTCATTTTGCTTTGTGTCTACGACGTGACGCCAAGTGTTTTAATCATACTGCCTATTTACGGGCTATTGTTGGTTCGTTCAAGCAGGtggtttttcattaaaaatacgAGTTCCATGAGGGATTCTGACTTACGTCATAGACAGGCTTTGAGGATCTAATGATAGTTTCACCAGCAACAATGTGATTCTGAAACACTCCTTTCAGGCCAGCCCTTTCTTCAGAATACTGAAAGAGCTTTATGGAGAGATGAAGACTTCCTGTTGAACTCAGACAATTCACACGGAACTTCTCTCAGTTCCTgttacaaccacacacacacacacacaagcatgaaaCAATGATTTATTCATTCCCCTGGGGTCCTGACCAGTCCCTGTGGGGCCAAGTAATTACAGCAGGAAAAATCTCCAGTCAGATCCATTAACAAATTAGACTGGCCACTGAGTCCAATCCCACAGACAGGGAAACCCAATTCCAGGGAAAACCAATACCGGGTCTTATGTGGGGACAGTCAGCACTATGGAGGAGGGTTGGTGCTAAAAGGAGCAGTGAACACTCTGTCTTCCTTTATGAACCATGCCTCCCCGTTCCATATACCTCCAGTTTTCAGAGAAAGCCACTGGTTTTgtcctggagagagagatcaacacCATTAACCTGAACACAGATCCAGCCTGCTCCGTTTGACACAGGTTCCAGTAGCCTAATTACAGAGACTTCATGCACTGTTCGAAAGAGTAATTCTTTGATGCTGTGTAAAGCCATTCACACATTCAATCAGTACTCTAACTCTgg encodes:
- the lurap1l gene encoding leucine rich adaptor protein 1-like, with product MEEDNHLPNFKDLETKLGRKVPESLVRSLTDGDFKWKSDTKSTENHSASNDVKRLESKMLFLKQEMALLRAIDVKLMHQLLSINEGIESIRWVMEDRASVASHGSSLTGSLYSLSDSQDASQGGSCSSLHDGSDGLDGISVGSYLDMLGGSSPNDLSDSFTEKSMYEEDAFKKNSTRPRVDTDEYYCFG